The window GCTACTGATACTTAGAAAAAACCACGTCATTTTTTTATACTTTTTTTTGGAGAAATTAAAAGTCAATAAATTAGATCTATGGATATCGATTTCTCGAAATTTACCGTACTGGCTGTTGACGATATTCCGACCAACACCCTGCTGATCAAGATGACATTGGAGCAGTCAGGATTGAGGGTGATTACCGCGCAAAATGCGGAAGAGGCTTTCCAACTGATCGAACAGGAGAGACCCGACCTGATATTGCTGGATGTGCTGATGCCCGGCATTGACGGTTTTGAGATGGCCAGACAGCTGAAGGAGCATCCCGAACATAAATGGGTACCCATCATCTTCCTCACTGCACTGGACTCCACCACCGATATTGTGAAGGGATTCCAGCTGGGGGCCGACGATTACGTCACCAAACCGTTCAACAAGGAGGAGCTGATGGTCCGGGTAAGTCATCAGATCCAACTGCTGGAAGCCAAACGCACCATTGAGCAGCAGAAAAAGGAGCTGGAGGAGATCATTGCAGGAAGGGACGCCATGTACTCGGTGATCGCACACGACCTGCGAATGCCGATGGCAACCATGAAAATGATCCTCAACGTGCTATTTCTCAAAATAAAGGAGAATGAGCATACCTGCAATGATCTGTTAGAGTCGGTACAGAGTGCCAACGAAATTTGCGAAGAGCTCTACATCCTGCTCGACAACCTGCTGAAATGGACCAAGAGCCAGCTGGGAAGGTTAAAAGCATTGCCCCAGTTCTTCTACCTCGGCGAGTTCATCAAAGGCGATGTTGAAGTTGCGGCAGCCCATGCCTCAACCAAGAATATAGGGATCCGTTTCGAGTCGGTCAACAACGAAGAAACAGGAGTTTATGCCGATACCGACATGATCAAGACCGCGGTGCGCAATCTGATCAACAACGCTATCAAGTACAGTTACCGTGACAGCGAGATCACCATCTCGATTGAGCGGGAGGCTGACCGTGTGATCTGCAAAGTAGCCGATACCGGATGCGGTATCTGTGAGAAAGATCAGGCCAGGCTGCTGAACCCGGCTACCCATTTTACCACATATGGAACCGAAAATGAGTCGGGTTCGGGTCTCGGACTGTTGCTGACCGACACTTTCCTGAAGCTGAACAACGGCCTTCTCTTCTTTCATTCAAAACAGGGCGAGGGTTCCACCTTCGGGTTCTCATTGCCGGCACATACCGGCAAGTGAGCATGAGTTGCCGCCTATAAGAACTTTCCAATGGTGGCAAGAAGCAGTTCCTTGTCGAAAGGTTTGCCAAGTATATCCTGGCAACCCTTATCCAGCAGCAACTCCTTGTCCAGATCCAACATATAGGCGCTCACTGCCACGATGGGCGGGTAGAAAGGCGATCTTTGCCGGATCTCTTGCATCGCCTCGATCCCGTCCATCTCGGGCATCCTGACATCCATCAGTATCAGGCTGGGCTGTTCCGACAGGAAGATCTCTACCGCTTCCCGCCCGTTCCTTGCGTGGAGCAGACGATACCTATTACCAATCATCGCATGGATCAGTTCAAAATTATCGTCAATATCCTCTGCCACCAGGATGGTTGCCTTGATCTCGTCGGGCTGATTCAAGAGCTGGCTTTCCGACCGGCTCTCAAAGAGCTGCTCTTCCAAATCGACAATAATCAGGGGTATCCTACAGGTAAAGGTTGCTCCCTCCCCAAGCCTGGAAGCGACCGTAATATTTCCGCCCAACCGCTCCAGTATCGTCTTGCAGATGGAGAGCCCGAGGCCGGTACCCTGAGCAAAACTGTCCACCTTCACAAACCGCTCGAACACCTTTTCCAGCTTATCTTCGGGAATACCGATGCCGGTGTCCCTCACATAGAGCTCAATCCAGTCGCCATGCACCCTGTATCCTATAGTAATGGTTCCGTTGGGGGTAAACTTGATTGCATTGTCCACCAGATTGGCCAACACCTGAATGAGACGGTTCCTGTCGCTTCGGATGGTGGAATCGTGATCGGGAATCTCCAGCTCCAACCTGATTCTTCCGGCGTAGAGCTGATAGGTGTTGATGATCTCCCGGCAAAGGTCATTCATGCTCACAGCCGAGAAGTTGAAGACAAGTGTACCCGACTCGATCCGGGAGAGGTCAAGCACCTCGTTGATCAGCATGAGCAGCCGTTTGTTGTTAGATTCGATGATCTCCTGAAACCTTCTCCGCTCCTCACGCGATTCAATATCGGCCATGATTGCCGAGAAACCCACAATCGCATTCAGCGGTGTCCGGATCTCGTGACTCATATTGGAGAGGAAAGCAGATTTGAGCCGATCCGACTCCTCCGCCCGCTCCTTTGCCTCTTTCAGTCTCCTCTCATAGCGGGTAAACTCGGAGATGTCGTGACCGAGAAACCATATGATATCCTCGCCATACTCGTTCTGTACAACAAAGGAGTAGTACTCGGTATTGATCACGTTAAACTCCGCGTAGGGGTGTCTGCAGGTATATTTTATGGTGTTGTTGCTCGCACGCAGTGAATCGAGAAACTGCACCCACTTCTCCTCGCCCCTGAAGTTGGCCATCAGCTCGTAGACCTTGTAGCCGGTAATATCAACATCTACGGGAATATGATTCATCTTGCGGCAGAGTTGGTTGACAAAGACCAGTGTCCCGTCGGCCTTGGCGGCAAAGATGGTCTCATAGCTGTTGTTTACTGCCGTGATGATCATATTGAGCCTGTCCCAGTTGGAGACAATATCGTCGATATTCTGGGTATAGCCGTCAATAATCAATTCCCCGTTCCTCAGGTGATACCGGTTCAATATCTTGGTTCGCATGTAATATGCCCGCCCATCCTTCACCACCCGGTAATCGTAGGTTCGGTGGCGGGTTTCAGGATCATTCAGGTAACTTACAAGCTTCTCCCGATCGTCCGGATATACATTGGTCAGGAACTGATCCAGTGTTATCTCCATCTCTTCCCCGGCATTGACCAGCAAACCCACATAACCGTAATAGTAAAACTTGCCGGTAGACGGGGTGTAGTTCCAATAACTGATCCTTGCCGCTCTTCCTGTCTCCTTGAGCCGCTCATTGGCCAGTTGCAGGCTCAGCTTCATCTGGCTCCTCTGTGTAATATCGCGGTATACCAGCAACAGGTGGTCGTCGTCATACTTCTGGATGATGCATTTGAAGTAGTACATTCTGTCGGGCGATGGCAAGTCATAATTCGCATTGGAGGCAATGCCGGTATGTGCAACACTCTCCATTGCAGGTCGCAGTTCCCTTACGGTCTCCGTCGGGAAGTATTCAAACAGGTTTCTTCCCAGCAAGGTAAGCTCCCGGTTTACATAAGGGTTGTCGGGCGTTTTGACAATCATGTCTACACAGGTCCCGTCATTCTTTACCATCAGCAGGGTGTCGGTCATCATCTCCAACAGTTTTACTGCCTGGCTCTTATCATGCAATATTCCTTTTGTTTTCATTTGAGATGGTTAGGGTGGTTGGTGCTGCTCCTTTTCGCTTTCTCCCATGCCGCATTGCCATTGAATCTACACAGGTAGACCGCTCCCTTGAAAGGATTGAGATTCATAAAGAGAAAATAGTATGGAATAAACAGCAGTTTATTTTTGATGGCCCGGTGGGCGAGATAGGATCCCAGCCATGCGGCGAGATAGAATAGTACCTGCAGCAGCGCAGTGAGTTGAAAAAACCAGGCCGGCTCAACCCGCTGGAGGAGCAGGAGCAGATTCATCGGCAGGAGCAGAAAGAGGGCAACCGGAGTGATGGTCCAACGCAACACCCGGTGAGAGAGAAGCTGAAAAGTGAGCCATCCATGCCGGAACGGATTGAGCAGCCTCCTCAGGCGCCAGACCGACTGTAACCCGCCAGCTGCAATCCGCACCTTTCTCTTCTCCTCCTCCTGCATGTTGAGGGAGGCTGACTCCACGGCATAAGCCTCCTTGCAATAATGGATGCGATAGCCCTCGGCTGCGATCTGCAACGACAGGACAAAATCGTCGAGCAGGGTGTCTACCGGTAGCTCCCTGAAGAGATGAGTACGGATGGCGAACAGCTCCCCGGCAGCACCCATGGTGGAGTATAAGCGTGAATCGAGCTCTTTCAGCAGCGACTCATACCGCCAGTAGGCACCTTCCCCTCCCGACGAGGCGGTATCCTTCTCCTTTACCGCAATCCGCTTCTCTCCGGCCACACACCCAGTTTTGGGATCAGTGAAAGCTTTCACCATCTCCTTCAGTGCTGCAGGGTTGATCAAGGTATTGGCATCGGTAAAGAGAACAACGGGACTCTTTACAAAGGTCATCCCACGGTTGATCGCAGCGGTCTTCCCTCTCCTCTCCGGCTGGAAATGAACCTCCACTCCGGGATATGCCTTTAGTTTCTCGTTGGTCAGGTCCGTGGATCCGTCGGTCACCCAGAGTATCCTGAGTCTCTCGGCCGGATAATCGAGCGCCAGGCAGTTTGCCATCTTCTCCTCCACCATCTCCTCCTCGTTGTAGGCGGCAATAAAGAGGGTCACTTCAGGCAACTCACCGGGCACTACTGACTGGCGCTTCGGACGGAACAGCTCCCGTATCTGGACCAGCAACCAGAGGAGAATGCCATAACCGATATAGGTGTAGAAAACCAGCAAAAGCGAGAAATAGAAGAGTGATGTTAAAGCCATGTCATAGCGGTTTAGTTACTTTCGGTTTGTGATCAGGTTCGACTCCTCATCCTCGGGAGGTGTTGTTTGTCGAGTGAAGAGGAAGTTGATATTCTTCAATCCCTTAATCATCCTCACTTTAAAACTGTTGAAGAGCGATCCGTCCGCATGGAGTGTATTTCCGGCAGTAACCGCACGCGCCTTGCGGGAAGTGATCAGTTTAATCCTGCCATAGTTCATCAGTCCCAGTGCCATCGAACCATCTTCTCCCCTGATCAGCTCCACCCGGTAGCCAACCTTCCGGCCATACTCCGTCCTGTATGCAAAGACCATCCCCCTCACTCCCCTTTCGGGTCGCTTGATAAAGAGTGCGCGGATATAGAGGTCTCTGATCGCCTCGTAGAGCATCAACCCCCACCTGGAATGACTCTTGTCGGGCACAAAACTCCAGAGGGAGGATACAGCCATCACGCCCGGCTTCTCAAGCTCACGGATCATGGTCTCGATATAATGAGGCGGATAGAGGGTGTCGCCATCGATGCAGATGCAGTATTTGCCCCTGGCATGCTCCTGGCCACACGCCCGTGCGTAACCGGGACTCTTCCTCTCTTCAAAAAAGCAGGGCACCCCTGTTGCATGAAAGAGCTCACCCGTCCTGTCGGTGGAACCATTGTTTACCCCGATCACCTCAACCGGATAGCGGCACCGATTGTCGGCGAGCGACCAGAGAGAGCCCAGGAAGGAGGCGGGTCTCCTCATTATGGGCAATCACCACTACCGAAGCGATAGGGGTGTCGCTCTGCATCCACTTCAGCTTCTCTCTCACCCCTTTCACTACCGCTGTCGGAACATCGGCAAAAGGTTTCTCAAAGACAGTCAAATAGTTATCGTACCAGGACATTTAAATAAGATATGTTGAAGCTATTTATTATTATCATTTAGTTACACCAATCAGCTCTTCAAACAGATCCATCCATTGCGACATGATGTTCTCCTTCTTGAATCGCTTTACACTCTCTCTGGCATTGCGCCCCATCTCCCTCCTTATATCTTCATTTTCAATCAGATAACAAATTTTTTCGGCCAATCCTGCAATATCCCCATTTTTCACCAGCAACCCGTCCAGACCGTCGGTGATGATATCCCTAGGGCCGGTGGGGCAGGCAAACGATACTGGTGGAACACCGCAGCTCATCGCCTCGGTCAATACCAGACCAAAACCTTCGTATCTTGAACTCAAGACAAA of the Petrimonas mucosa genome contains:
- a CDS encoding hybrid sensor histidine kinase/response regulator, whose protein sequence is MDIDFSKFTVLAVDDIPTNTLLIKMTLEQSGLRVITAQNAEEAFQLIEQERPDLILLDVLMPGIDGFEMARQLKEHPEHKWVPIIFLTALDSTTDIVKGFQLGADDYVTKPFNKEELMVRVSHQIQLLEAKRTIEQQKKELEEIIAGRDAMYSVIAHDLRMPMATMKMILNVLFLKIKENEHTCNDLLESVQSANEICEELYILLDNLLKWTKSQLGRLKALPQFFYLGEFIKGDVEVAAAHASTKNIGIRFESVNNEETGVYADTDMIKTAVRNLINNAIKYSYRDSEITISIEREADRVICKVADTGCGICEKDQARLLNPATHFTTYGTENESGSGLGLLLTDTFLKLNNGLLFFHSKQGEGSTFGFSLPAHTGK
- a CDS encoding hybrid sensor histidine kinase/response regulator — its product is MKTKGILHDKSQAVKLLEMMTDTLLMVKNDGTCVDMIVKTPDNPYVNRELTLLGRNLFEYFPTETVRELRPAMESVAHTGIASNANYDLPSPDRMYYFKCIIQKYDDDHLLLVYRDITQRSQMKLSLQLANERLKETGRAARISYWNYTPSTGKFYYYGYVGLLVNAGEEMEITLDQFLTNVYPDDREKLVSYLNDPETRHRTYDYRVVKDGRAYYMRTKILNRYHLRNGELIIDGYTQNIDDIVSNWDRLNMIITAVNNSYETIFAAKADGTLVFVNQLCRKMNHIPVDVDITGYKVYELMANFRGEEKWVQFLDSLRASNNTIKYTCRHPYAEFNVINTEYYSFVVQNEYGEDIIWFLGHDISEFTRYERRLKEAKERAEESDRLKSAFLSNMSHEIRTPLNAIVGFSAIMADIESREERRRFQEIIESNNKRLLMLINEVLDLSRIESGTLVFNFSAVSMNDLCREIINTYQLYAGRIRLELEIPDHDSTIRSDRNRLIQVLANLVDNAIKFTPNGTITIGYRVHGDWIELYVRDTGIGIPEDKLEKVFERFVKVDSFAQGTGLGLSICKTILERLGGNITVASRLGEGATFTCRIPLIIVDLEEQLFESRSESQLLNQPDEIKATILVAEDIDDNFELIHAMIGNRYRLLHARNGREAVEIFLSEQPSLILMDVRMPEMDGIEAMQEIRQRSPFYPPIVAVSAYMLDLDKELLLDKGCQDILGKPFDKELLLATIGKFL
- a CDS encoding glycosyltransferase family 2 protein, with translation MALTSLFYFSLLLVFYTYIGYGILLWLLVQIRELFRPKRQSVVPGELPEVTLFIAAYNEEEMVEEKMANCLALDYPAERLRILWVTDGSTDLTNEKLKAYPGVEVHFQPERRGKTAAINRGMTFVKSPVVLFTDANTLINPAALKEMVKAFTDPKTGCVAGEKRIAVKEKDTASSGGEGAYWRYESLLKELDSRLYSTMGAAGELFAIRTHLFRELPVDTLLDDFVLSLQIAAEGYRIHYCKEAYAVESASLNMQEEEKRKVRIAAGGLQSVWRLRRLLNPFRHGWLTFQLLSHRVLRWTITPVALFLLLPMNLLLLLQRVEPAWFFQLTALLQVLFYLAAWLGSYLAHRAIKNKLLFIPYYFLFMNLNPFKGAVYLCRFNGNAAWEKAKRSSTNHPNHLK